The Arachis ipaensis cultivar K30076 chromosome B07, Araip1.1, whole genome shotgun sequence genome includes a window with the following:
- the LOC107609892 gene encoding thaumatin-like protein 1b: protein MEHNKLTLINPISVLITLCVLVSEGKATTFTLLNKCDYTVWPGILTNAGVDPLPVTGFALRTGESKTITAPTTWGGRFWGRTLCAQDSAGKFSCGTGDCGSGKLECAGSGATPPATLAEFTLHGAGGLDFFDVSLVDGYNLPITVVPQGGSGENCTVTGCVGDLNGDCPSELRVMSEDGKRGVACKSACDAFRLPQYCCDGAYRSPDTCKPSSYSKVFKSVCPRAYSYAYDDKTSTFTCASADYTITFCPSPDTNPSSKKSWEGQNSNSDSNESSSSSSSSSSSTPTSPQVSKGGMVYVGALDQSEIPWSACTRARESQSIATFIVIMASWRLWQLLF from the exons ATGGAGCATAATAAGCTCACATTAATAAATCCAATCTCAGTACTAATAACACTTTGTGTATTAGTATCAG AGGGGAAAGCAACTACCTTCACACTACTCAACAAATGTGACTACACTGTGTGGCCGGGAATTCTCACTAACGCTGGTGTCGACCCTCTTCCGGTCACCGGCTTCGCCCTCCGAACTGGCGAGTCCAAAACCATCACGGCACCAACCACCTGGGGTGGCCGTTTCTGGGGCAGGACACTCTGCGCCCAAGACTCCGCCGGAAAATTCTCATGCGGCACTGGCGATTGCGGCTCCGGCAAACTAGAATGTGCTGGCAGCGGTGCCACGCCGCCGGCAACCCTGGCAGAGTTCACCCTCCATGGCGCCGGAGGACTAGATTTCTTTGACGTCAGCTTGGTCGACGGTTACAACCTCCCGATTACGGTGGTTCCGCAGGGTGGCTCCGGCGAAAACTGCACCGTCACGGGGTGCGTAGGAGACCTCAATGGCGATTGTCCATCGGAGCTGAGGGTTATGAGCGAGGATGGGAAACGTGGCGTGGCGTGTAAGAGCGCGTGCGATGCGTTCCGGTTGCCGCAGTATTGCTGCGACGGCGCGTACCGCTCACCGGACACTTGCAAGCCTTCGTCTTACTCGAAGGTGTTCAAGAGCGTGTGCCCACGCGCGTATAGCTACGCGTATGACGACAAGACGAGCACATTTACGTGCGCATCTGCCGATTACACCATTACGTTTTGTCCTTCCCCCGATACTAACCCCAG TAGTAAGAAATCGTGGGAGGGACAAAACTCGAACTCAGATAGTAACGAATCTTCTTcgtcatcatcttcatcttcgtCTTCTACTCCAACATCACCACAGGTGAGCAAGGGAGGAATGGTGTACGTAGGTGCACTAGACCAAAGTGAAATACCATGGTCAGCGTGCACTCGTGCTAGGGAATCCCAATCCATTGCAACCTTCATCGTCATTATGGCAAGTTGGCGCTTGTGGCAACTGCTCTTTTAG
- the LOC107609893 gene encoding uncharacterized protein LOC107609893 isoform X2 codes for MPSADFEVKAELAEALGLLFEEKMGAVCSAGMAEGNAELRGKNTLGFSGKLKKEDSFINKKSETFSDSRSNSRGKKQKKQVADFSGELKSSSPAPKGAKQFIHRGSFLGRASEKAVDVLDSLGSGMPKLNTNSGFASGMASRGKRISILAFEVANTITKGSILFQSLSEENIQFLKKEILQSKGVQQLVSTDMTELINLAAADKRDELCGFSREVARFGNMCKDPQWHNLDRYFSRLDLDHALGDMQSKVEAEKTMQEITSLAQQTSELYHELNAYDRFEQDYQQKIKEMESLNLPLKGEGITFFQSELKHQRKIVRSLKKKSLWSRNMEEIVEKLVDIVTYMHQTIHEFLGNNAAADNYSKGSQRLGEAGLALHYANIINQINMIASRPTALPPNTRDTLYHGLPNNIKSSLPSRLQSIDVTKELPITQIKAEMDKTLQCLLPFATNTIKAHQGFGWIGEWANTSGNDFGESTPAESSKLMRIQTLYYADKHKIDNYIVELLAWLHHLISFVRSRQNTLKQMPMRSPPKGRFQPKMLEFLSPDGSGNKTLGREVSEEDRRLLEEVITRRSRPGISKSMDFDAPKKRESRRDRYMAKSASSSPVKEFLGTGMGTRLGSEQQNYNVLDIMDGLGYRDLSF; via the exons ATGCCAT CTGCGGATTTTGAAGTAAAAGCTGAATTAGCGGAAGCATTGGGTTTGCTATTTGAAGAAAAAATGGGAGCGGTTTGTTCAGCTGGCATGGCTGAGGGCAATGCTGAGCTGCGAGGGAAGAATACTTTGGGGTTTTCTGGGAAGCTTAAGAAGGAAGATAGCTTTATCAACAAAAAGTCAGAAACTTTTTCAGATTCAAGGAGTAATAGTCGTGGTAAAAAGCAAAAGAAGCAGGTCGCTGATTTTTCCGGCGAACTCAAATCCTCCAGTCCCGCTCCAAAAGGGGCAAAACAG TTCATCCACAGGGGCTCTTTTCTGGGAAGAGCTAGTGAGAAGGCCGTTGATGTTCTAGACTCACTTGGGAGTGGCATGCCAAAGTTAAACACCAACAGCGGGTTTGCCTCTGGAATGGCTTCTAGAGGCAAAAGAATATCTATATTGGCTTTTGAAGTAGCTAATACAATAACCAAAGGGTCAATTCTGTTTCAATCACTTTCTGAAGAGAACATTCAGTTCCTTAAAAAGGAGATTCTACAATCAAAAGGAGTTCAACAATTAGTTTCAACTGATATGACTGAGTTAATTAATCTTGCTGCGGCTGACAAAAG GGATGAGCTTTGTGGTTTCTCACGGGAAGTAGCAAGATTTGGAAATATGTGTAAAGATCCGCAGTGGCACAATCTAGATCGATATTTCTCAAG ATTAGACTTGGACCATGCCTTGGGTGATATGCAATCCAAGGTAGAGGCAGAAAAGACAATGCAGGAGATTACCAGTCTAGCTCAGCAGACTTCT GAATTGTACCATGAATTAAATGCTTATGACCGTTTTGAACAAGATTATCAGCAAAAGATTAAGGAAATGGAGTCCTTAAATCTTCCTTTAAAAG GTGAGGGTATCACGTTTTTTCAAAGTGAGCTAAAGCATCAAAGAAAGATTGTGAGGAGCTTGAAAAAGAAGTCTCTTTGGTCCAGAAACATGGAAGAG ATAGTTGAAAAGCTTGTTGATATCGTTACCTATATGCATCAAACTATTCATGAGTTCCTCGGAAACAACG CTGCTGCCGATAACTATAGTAAAGGGTCTCAAAGACTGGGCGAAGCTGGTCTTGCACTGCACTATGCTAATATCATCAATCAGATAAATATGATT GCTTCTCGCCCAACAGCTCTTCCCCCAAATACAAGGGACACGTTATATCATGGTTTGCCTAATAATATCAAGAGTTCTCTTCCCTCTCGGTTGCAATCCATTGATGTCACAAAAGAG CTGCCGATCACTCAGATTAAAGCCGAAATGGATAAGACTCTTCAATGCCTTCTTCCATTTGCCACAAATACTATCAA AGCACATCAAGGTTTTGGATGGATCGGTGAATGGGCAAACACAAG TGGTAACGATTTTGGTGAGAGTACACCCGCTGAAAGTAGTAAGCTGATGCGCATCCAGACACTCTATTATGCTGATAAGCATAAAATCGATAATTACATCGTTGAATTGTTGGCATGGCTTCACCATCTGATAAGCTTTGTAAGATCCAGACAGAATACCCTGAAGCAAATGCCTATGCGATCTCCTCCAAAAGGGAGATTCCAGCCCAAGATGCTTGAGTTCCTTTCCCCAGACGGCAGTGGCAACAAGACGTTGGGACGTGAAGTCTCTGAAGAGGATAGGAGGTTGTTAGAGGAGGTGATTACAAGGAGGAGCCGTCCTGGAATTAGCAAAAGCATGGATTTTGATGctccaaagaaaagagaatcaagAAGAGATCGGTACATGGCCAAAAGCGCTAGCAGTTCGCCTGTCAAGGAGTTCTTGGGTACGGGTATGGGTACGAGACTCGGCTCAGAGCAACAAAACTACAACGTTTTGGATATCATGGATGGATTAGGATACCGAGACCTTTCATTCTGA
- the LOC107609893 gene encoding uncharacterized protein LOC107609893 isoform X1 produces the protein MPSADFEVKAELAEALGLLFEEKMGAVCSAGMAEGNAELRGKNTLGFSGKLKKEDSFINKKSETFSDSRSNSRGKKQKKQVADFSGELKSSSPAPKGAKQFIHRGSFLGRASEKAVDVLDSLGSGMPKLNTNSGFASGMASRGKRISILAFEVANTITKGSILFQSLSEENIQFLKKEILQSKGVQQLVSTDMTELINLAAADKRDELCGFSREVARFGNMCKDPQWHNLDRYFSRLDLDHALGDMQSKVEAEKTMQEITSLAQQTSELYHELNAYDRFEQDYQQKIKEMESLNLPLKGEGITFFQSELKHQRKIVRSLKKKSLWSRNMEEIVEKLVDIVTYMHQTIHEFLGNNGTAAADNYSKGSQRLGEAGLALHYANIINQINMIASRPTALPPNTRDTLYHGLPNNIKSSLPSRLQSIDVTKELPITQIKAEMDKTLQCLLPFATNTIKAHQGFGWIGEWANTSGNDFGESTPAESSKLMRIQTLYYADKHKIDNYIVELLAWLHHLISFVRSRQNTLKQMPMRSPPKGRFQPKMLEFLSPDGSGNKTLGREVSEEDRRLLEEVITRRSRPGISKSMDFDAPKKRESRRDRYMAKSASSSPVKEFLGTGMGTRLGSEQQNYNVLDIMDGLGYRDLSF, from the exons ATGCCAT CTGCGGATTTTGAAGTAAAAGCTGAATTAGCGGAAGCATTGGGTTTGCTATTTGAAGAAAAAATGGGAGCGGTTTGTTCAGCTGGCATGGCTGAGGGCAATGCTGAGCTGCGAGGGAAGAATACTTTGGGGTTTTCTGGGAAGCTTAAGAAGGAAGATAGCTTTATCAACAAAAAGTCAGAAACTTTTTCAGATTCAAGGAGTAATAGTCGTGGTAAAAAGCAAAAGAAGCAGGTCGCTGATTTTTCCGGCGAACTCAAATCCTCCAGTCCCGCTCCAAAAGGGGCAAAACAG TTCATCCACAGGGGCTCTTTTCTGGGAAGAGCTAGTGAGAAGGCCGTTGATGTTCTAGACTCACTTGGGAGTGGCATGCCAAAGTTAAACACCAACAGCGGGTTTGCCTCTGGAATGGCTTCTAGAGGCAAAAGAATATCTATATTGGCTTTTGAAGTAGCTAATACAATAACCAAAGGGTCAATTCTGTTTCAATCACTTTCTGAAGAGAACATTCAGTTCCTTAAAAAGGAGATTCTACAATCAAAAGGAGTTCAACAATTAGTTTCAACTGATATGACTGAGTTAATTAATCTTGCTGCGGCTGACAAAAG GGATGAGCTTTGTGGTTTCTCACGGGAAGTAGCAAGATTTGGAAATATGTGTAAAGATCCGCAGTGGCACAATCTAGATCGATATTTCTCAAG ATTAGACTTGGACCATGCCTTGGGTGATATGCAATCCAAGGTAGAGGCAGAAAAGACAATGCAGGAGATTACCAGTCTAGCTCAGCAGACTTCT GAATTGTACCATGAATTAAATGCTTATGACCGTTTTGAACAAGATTATCAGCAAAAGATTAAGGAAATGGAGTCCTTAAATCTTCCTTTAAAAG GTGAGGGTATCACGTTTTTTCAAAGTGAGCTAAAGCATCAAAGAAAGATTGTGAGGAGCTTGAAAAAGAAGTCTCTTTGGTCCAGAAACATGGAAGAG ATAGTTGAAAAGCTTGTTGATATCGTTACCTATATGCATCAAACTATTCATGAGTTCCTCGGAAACAACG GTACAGCTGCTGCCGATAACTATAGTAAAGGGTCTCAAAGACTGGGCGAAGCTGGTCTTGCACTGCACTATGCTAATATCATCAATCAGATAAATATGATT GCTTCTCGCCCAACAGCTCTTCCCCCAAATACAAGGGACACGTTATATCATGGTTTGCCTAATAATATCAAGAGTTCTCTTCCCTCTCGGTTGCAATCCATTGATGTCACAAAAGAG CTGCCGATCACTCAGATTAAAGCCGAAATGGATAAGACTCTTCAATGCCTTCTTCCATTTGCCACAAATACTATCAA AGCACATCAAGGTTTTGGATGGATCGGTGAATGGGCAAACACAAG TGGTAACGATTTTGGTGAGAGTACACCCGCTGAAAGTAGTAAGCTGATGCGCATCCAGACACTCTATTATGCTGATAAGCATAAAATCGATAATTACATCGTTGAATTGTTGGCATGGCTTCACCATCTGATAAGCTTTGTAAGATCCAGACAGAATACCCTGAAGCAAATGCCTATGCGATCTCCTCCAAAAGGGAGATTCCAGCCCAAGATGCTTGAGTTCCTTTCCCCAGACGGCAGTGGCAACAAGACGTTGGGACGTGAAGTCTCTGAAGAGGATAGGAGGTTGTTAGAGGAGGTGATTACAAGGAGGAGCCGTCCTGGAATTAGCAAAAGCATGGATTTTGATGctccaaagaaaagagaatcaagAAGAGATCGGTACATGGCCAAAAGCGCTAGCAGTTCGCCTGTCAAGGAGTTCTTGGGTACGGGTATGGGTACGAGACTCGGCTCAGAGCAACAAAACTACAACGTTTTGGATATCATGGATGGATTAGGATACCGAGACCTTTCATTCTGA
- the LOC107609893 gene encoding uncharacterized protein LOC107609893 isoform X3: protein MGAVCSAGMAEGNAELRGKNTLGFSGKLKKEDSFINKKSETFSDSRSNSRGKKQKKQVADFSGELKSSSPAPKGAKQFIHRGSFLGRASEKAVDVLDSLGSGMPKLNTNSGFASGMASRGKRISILAFEVANTITKGSILFQSLSEENIQFLKKEILQSKGVQQLVSTDMTELINLAAADKRDELCGFSREVARFGNMCKDPQWHNLDRYFSRLDLDHALGDMQSKVEAEKTMQEITSLAQQTSELYHELNAYDRFEQDYQQKIKEMESLNLPLKGEGITFFQSELKHQRKIVRSLKKKSLWSRNMEEIVEKLVDIVTYMHQTIHEFLGNNGTAAADNYSKGSQRLGEAGLALHYANIINQINMIASRPTALPPNTRDTLYHGLPNNIKSSLPSRLQSIDVTKELPITQIKAEMDKTLQCLLPFATNTIKAHQGFGWIGEWANTSGNDFGESTPAESSKLMRIQTLYYADKHKIDNYIVELLAWLHHLISFVRSRQNTLKQMPMRSPPKGRFQPKMLEFLSPDGSGNKTLGREVSEEDRRLLEEVITRRSRPGISKSMDFDAPKKRESRRDRYMAKSASSSPVKEFLGTGMGTRLGSEQQNYNVLDIMDGLGYRDLSF from the exons ATGGGAGCGGTTTGTTCAGCTGGCATGGCTGAGGGCAATGCTGAGCTGCGAGGGAAGAATACTTTGGGGTTTTCTGGGAAGCTTAAGAAGGAAGATAGCTTTATCAACAAAAAGTCAGAAACTTTTTCAGATTCAAGGAGTAATAGTCGTGGTAAAAAGCAAAAGAAGCAGGTCGCTGATTTTTCCGGCGAACTCAAATCCTCCAGTCCCGCTCCAAAAGGGGCAAAACAG TTCATCCACAGGGGCTCTTTTCTGGGAAGAGCTAGTGAGAAGGCCGTTGATGTTCTAGACTCACTTGGGAGTGGCATGCCAAAGTTAAACACCAACAGCGGGTTTGCCTCTGGAATGGCTTCTAGAGGCAAAAGAATATCTATATTGGCTTTTGAAGTAGCTAATACAATAACCAAAGGGTCAATTCTGTTTCAATCACTTTCTGAAGAGAACATTCAGTTCCTTAAAAAGGAGATTCTACAATCAAAAGGAGTTCAACAATTAGTTTCAACTGATATGACTGAGTTAATTAATCTTGCTGCGGCTGACAAAAG GGATGAGCTTTGTGGTTTCTCACGGGAAGTAGCAAGATTTGGAAATATGTGTAAAGATCCGCAGTGGCACAATCTAGATCGATATTTCTCAAG ATTAGACTTGGACCATGCCTTGGGTGATATGCAATCCAAGGTAGAGGCAGAAAAGACAATGCAGGAGATTACCAGTCTAGCTCAGCAGACTTCT GAATTGTACCATGAATTAAATGCTTATGACCGTTTTGAACAAGATTATCAGCAAAAGATTAAGGAAATGGAGTCCTTAAATCTTCCTTTAAAAG GTGAGGGTATCACGTTTTTTCAAAGTGAGCTAAAGCATCAAAGAAAGATTGTGAGGAGCTTGAAAAAGAAGTCTCTTTGGTCCAGAAACATGGAAGAG ATAGTTGAAAAGCTTGTTGATATCGTTACCTATATGCATCAAACTATTCATGAGTTCCTCGGAAACAACG GTACAGCTGCTGCCGATAACTATAGTAAAGGGTCTCAAAGACTGGGCGAAGCTGGTCTTGCACTGCACTATGCTAATATCATCAATCAGATAAATATGATT GCTTCTCGCCCAACAGCTCTTCCCCCAAATACAAGGGACACGTTATATCATGGTTTGCCTAATAATATCAAGAGTTCTCTTCCCTCTCGGTTGCAATCCATTGATGTCACAAAAGAG CTGCCGATCACTCAGATTAAAGCCGAAATGGATAAGACTCTTCAATGCCTTCTTCCATTTGCCACAAATACTATCAA AGCACATCAAGGTTTTGGATGGATCGGTGAATGGGCAAACACAAG TGGTAACGATTTTGGTGAGAGTACACCCGCTGAAAGTAGTAAGCTGATGCGCATCCAGACACTCTATTATGCTGATAAGCATAAAATCGATAATTACATCGTTGAATTGTTGGCATGGCTTCACCATCTGATAAGCTTTGTAAGATCCAGACAGAATACCCTGAAGCAAATGCCTATGCGATCTCCTCCAAAAGGGAGATTCCAGCCCAAGATGCTTGAGTTCCTTTCCCCAGACGGCAGTGGCAACAAGACGTTGGGACGTGAAGTCTCTGAAGAGGATAGGAGGTTGTTAGAGGAGGTGATTACAAGGAGGAGCCGTCCTGGAATTAGCAAAAGCATGGATTTTGATGctccaaagaaaagagaatcaagAAGAGATCGGTACATGGCCAAAAGCGCTAGCAGTTCGCCTGTCAAGGAGTTCTTGGGTACGGGTATGGGTACGAGACTCGGCTCAGAGCAACAAAACTACAACGTTTTGGATATCATGGATGGATTAGGATACCGAGACCTTTCATTCTGA
- the LOC107607523 gene encoding uncharacterized protein LOC107607523, which produces MKFNTKWEFKEAVREFTIQEGRRMRFRKNDGKRVRAVWKVKDYKWVVYASRDHEDSCWNCEATTYFKTKYDLSLNRNSISRALCDARNIVYGEAKEQYAMLRDYGETLLKTNPGSTVQICTKPQPNGEVIFKRMYVCLSGCKSGFRAGCRPLLGLDGAFLKTIFGGQILSAVGQDANHHIYVIAWAVVEVENFENWKWFLELLHEDLGDYKTHGWNFISDMQKYIKRSKLLDYYGERVSKIGTIIVIDEERITACHESGDAWCRPPFLCLALVVKFQQAVEGPGAEGTVMGDYMDRIKRLNADAWRYLDKWPREAWTRSQFRHNPKLDSICNNSCEVFNSKIKEARGKPILTLLEEVRMFVMRTMAKNKVKLDNHLGLLPPVIKSRLEKVRKESRHWHAIWSGDTGYEKFEVHGRPTNHVVDLGKILWIPCVHACAALAIVNKHPEDFCHKFITMESYKETYKPLAPPIKRKPGNLQTKRRKDSDEGTSSSKKSKPGTAMKRQLRPFTCKYCLQKDHTKRGCKKKRAADAAQATADATAVAKAAEAAKDPKNATA; this is translated from the exons ATGAAGTTCAATACTAAGTGGGAGTTCAAGGAGGCAGTGAGGGAGTTCACTATACAAGAAGGGAGACGGATGAGGTTCAGGAAGAACGACGGGAAAAGGGTAAGGGCAGTATGGAAGGTGAAGGATTACAAGTGGGTTGTGTATGCATCAAGGGACCACGAAGACAGTTGCTG GAACTGTGAGGCTACAACATATTTCAAGACGAAATACGACTTGTCGCTCAATAGGAATTCTATATCACGGGCACTGTGTGATGCTAGGAATATAGTCTATGGGGAAGCGAAGGAGCAATATGCTATGCTTAGGGACTATGGTGAAACACTGTTGAAAACCAACCCAGGATCCACTGTTCAGATTTGCACAAAGCCACAGCCTAATGGTGAGGTCATATTTAAGAGGATGTATGTTTGCTTGAGTGGGTGCAAGTCAGGTTTCAGGGCTGGCTGTCGTCCGTTACTTGGACTTGATGGGGCTTTTCTAAAAACTATTTTTGGGGGGCAAATTCTATCGGCTGTTGGACAAGATGCTAATCATCATATATACGTTATTGCCTGGGCAGTTGTGGAGGTGGAGAACTTTGAGAATTGGAAGTGGTTTCTAGAGTTGTTGCATGAAGACCTTGGAGACTACAAGACTCATGGGTGGAACTTCATCTCTGATATGCAAAAG TACATAAAGCGCAGTAAACTTCT GGACTATTATGGTGAACGAGTTTCAAAAATAGGGACTATTATAGTGATCGATGAGGAAA GGATTACTGCCTGCCATGAAAGCGGTGATGCCTGGTGTAGGCCACCGTTTCTGTGTCTGGCACTTGTGGTGAAATTTCAACAAGCAGTGGAAGGACCTGGAGCTGAGGGGACTGTTATGGGA GATTACATGGATAGGATAAAGAGGCTGAACGCGGACGCATGGAGGTATCTTGACAAGTGGCCCAGGGAGGCATGGACGAGGTCACAGTTCAGACACAACCCGAAATTGGACTCGATTTGCAACAACTCTTGTGAGGTTTTTAATTCAAAGATCAAAGAAGCAAGGGGAAAGCCTATACTTACTCTCTTAGAAGAGGTGAGGATGTTTGTCATGAGGACTATGGCTAAAAACAAGGTGAAGTTGGACAATCACCTGGGGCTGTTACCACCCGTAATCAAAAGTAGGCTAGAAAAGGTGAGGAAGGAGTCCAGACATTGGCATGCTATATGGTCTGGAGATACTGGGTATGAGAAGTTTGAGGTCCATGGGCGTCCTACAAACCATGTGGTGGACTTGGGAAAAATATTAT GGATTCCATGCGTTCATGCTTGTGCTGCACTGGCCATAGTGAACAAGCACCCGGAGGATTTCTGCCACAAGTTCATAACCATGGAGTCTTACAAGGAAACATACAA GCCATTGGCACCACCAATCAAGAGGAAGCCAGGGAACCTTCAAACAAAGAGGAGGAAGGACTCCGATGAAGGCACAAGTTCTAGCAAGAAATCTAAGCCAGGTACAGCCATGAAAAGACAGCTTCGGCCTTTCACTTGCAAGTACTGCTTGCAGAAAGATCACACCAAGAGAGGATGTAAAAAGAAAAGAGCAGCTGATGCTGCTCAAGCTACAGCTGATGCTACGGCTGTTGCAAAGGCTGCAGAGGCTGCTAAAGACCCTAAAAATGCAACTGCCTAA